A stretch of Vannielia litorea DNA encodes these proteins:
- a CDS encoding BolA family protein, translated as MTLALEIETRLREAFAPVSLEVLDESEQHRGHGGYSPDGSHFRVRMVAAALEGKSRVAKHRAVNAAVADLFPRIHALAIEV; from the coding sequence ATGACGCTTGCATTGGAGATTGAGACCCGTTTGCGGGAGGCCTTTGCGCCTGTGAGCCTTGAGGTGCTGGACGAGAGCGAGCAGCACCGCGGGCACGGCGGATATTCGCCGGACGGGTCACATTTCAGGGTGCGAATGGTGGCGGCGGCGCTGGAGGGCAAGAGCCGGGTGGCCAAGCACCGGGCGGTGAACGCGGCGGTGGCGGACCTGTTTCCGAGGATCCACGCGCTGGCGATCGAGGTGTGA
- the cobS gene encoding cobaltochelatase subunit CobS — protein MSEQVMKPTEEISVREAFGIDSDMVVKGFAEATDRVPEIDSTYKFDPDTTLAILAGFSHNRRVMIQGYHGTGKSTHIEQVAARLSWPCVRVNLDSHISRIDLIGKDAIKLRDGKQVTEFHEGILPWALRNPVAIVFDEYDAGRADVMFVIQRVLEHDGKLTLLDQNEIITPHKSFRLFATSNTVGLGDTTGLYHGTQQINQAQMDRWNLVATLNYLSHDAETAIVLSKSPHYNTEKGRKQISQMVTVADLTRTAFMNGDLSTVMSPRTVINWAQNAEIFRNIGYAFRLTFLNKCDELERQTVAEFYQRCFDEELPESAVSMAV, from the coding sequence ATGAGCGAGCAAGTGATGAAACCCACCGAGGAGATTTCGGTCCGCGAGGCCTTCGGGATCGACAGCGACATGGTGGTGAAGGGCTTTGCCGAGGCAACCGACCGGGTGCCCGAGATCGACAGCACCTACAAGTTCGACCCCGACACCACGCTCGCCATCCTCGCCGGGTTCTCCCACAATCGCCGCGTCATGATCCAGGGCTACCACGGCACCGGCAAGTCGACCCATATCGAGCAGGTCGCCGCTCGGCTCAGCTGGCCCTGCGTGCGCGTCAACCTCGACAGCCACATCTCCCGGATCGACCTGATCGGCAAGGATGCCATCAAGCTGCGCGACGGCAAGCAGGTGACCGAGTTCCACGAGGGCATCCTGCCCTGGGCGCTGCGCAACCCGGTTGCGATCGTCTTCGACGAATACGATGCCGGCCGGGCCGATGTGATGTTCGTCATCCAGCGCGTGCTGGAGCATGACGGCAAGCTCACCCTGCTCGACCAGAACGAGATCATCACGCCGCACAAGAGCTTCCGCCTCTTCGCCACCTCCAACACCGTGGGCCTGGGCGACACCACCGGCCTCTACCACGGCACCCAGCAGATCAACCAGGCGCAGATGGACCGCTGGAACCTCGTGGCCACCCTGAACTACCTCAGCCACGACGCCGAAACCGCGATCGTGCTGTCGAAGTCGCCGCATTACAACACCGAGAAGGGCCGCAAGCAGATCTCCCAGATGGTCACCGTGGCCGACCTCACTCGCACCGCCTTCATGAACGGCGATCTCTCCACCGTCATGTCGCCCCGCACGGTCATCAACTGGGCGCAGAACGCCGAGATCTTCCGCAACATCGGCTATGCCTTCCGGCTGACCTTCCTCAACAAGTGCGACGAGCTCGAACGCCAGACCGTGGCCGAGTTCTACCAGCGCTGCTTCGACGAGGAACTGCCGGAGAGCGCCGTGTCGATGGCGGTATGA
- a CDS encoding J domain-containing protein — protein MNKNDPFGFDMSVSSDKKKRQRGRRGMSGAFETSQRVCEHPGCDQPGQYRAPKNPDTLDDYYWFCRDHVREYNLKWNFFNGATEEEMEAQIDSDRVWNRDTKPFRRSAEEKAWARLGVDDPHQVLGENATQNPGKAATGTRRLPPTERRALEILEAKDNMSKAEIRRSYKALIKVLHPDMNGGDRSQEEQLAEVVWAWDQIKVSRSFK, from the coding sequence ATGAACAAGAACGATCCGTTTGGTTTCGATATGTCCGTTTCATCGGACAAGAAGAAGCGCCAGCGCGGCCGTCGTGGCATGTCGGGCGCCTTCGAAACCTCGCAGCGCGTCTGCGAGCATCCCGGCTGCGACCAGCCCGGCCAGTATCGCGCGCCCAAGAACCCCGACACGCTGGACGACTACTACTGGTTCTGCCGCGACCACGTGCGCGAGTACAATCTCAAGTGGAATTTCTTCAACGGCGCGACCGAAGAGGAGATGGAGGCCCAGATCGACAGCGACAGGGTCTGGAACCGCGACACCAAGCCCTTCCGCCGCTCCGCCGAAGAGAAGGCCTGGGCCCGGCTCGGCGTGGACGACCCGCACCAGGTGCTGGGCGAGAACGCCACCCAGAACCCCGGCAAGGCCGCTACCGGCACCCGCCGCCTGCCGCCCACCGAGCGCCGCGCGCTGGAGATCCTCGAAGCCAAGGACAACATGTCCAAGGCCGAGATTCGCCGGAGCTACAAGGCCCTGATCAAGGTGCTCCACCCCGACATGAACGGCGGGGACCGCAGCCAGGAAGAGCAGCTCGCCGAGGTGGTCTGGGCCTGGGATCAGATCAAGGTCAGCCGCAGCTTCAAGTGA
- the pepN gene encoding aminopeptidase N, whose amino-acid sequence MKDAAPQPVRPVRLAEYTPFPFVVEHVELWFTLAGAETRVRSRIRFAPNPAAEPAREIFLHGKALALQWARIDGADVQPETTPKGLTCPVPSGPFTWEAEVQIDPTTNTSLDGLYTSGGMYCTQCEAEGFRKITYYPDRPDVMAPFRVHIDSDMPVKLSNGNPLGDGTWDDPWPKPAYLFALVAGDLRAFSSDFTTLSGRHVDLNIWVRPGDEPRAEYAMDALIRSMKWDEETYGREYDLDVFNIVAVDDFNMGAMENKGLNIFNSKYVLASPDTATDSDYDLIEGIIAHEYFHNWTGNRITCRDWFQLCLKEGLTVFRDQQFSSDMRGAAVKRITEVMQLRARQFREDQGPLAHPVRPEEYIEINNFYTATVYEKGAEVIHMLKHLVGDDGYSKALDLYFDRHDGDAATIEDWLKVFEDATGRDLTQFSRWYSQAGTPRLSLTERFNDGTLTLDFKQETRPTPGQPTKLPQVIPIAVGLIGPNGDEVLPTTVLEMSEAEQSFEFTGLSARPVASVLRGFSAPVVLDRPLDNATRAFLLAHDTDPFNRWEAGRVLGKEVLTRMITEGAAPAPDLLTGLHRLVADASLEPAYRALMLGLPSEDDLAQTLFDSGHVPDPAAIHAARERLLDAMAAEMEPTLARLYDEMETPAPYSPDAEAAGKRALRSACLALLSRRDGCARAQALFAAADNMTEEMAALATLVRHDQGAEAVQAFYDKWRHDRLVMDKWFMLQVVHARHEIMAETAAALTAHPDFDWKNPNRFRSVLGGMQANPAGFHRADGAAYRLYADWLIKLDPVNPQTTARMSTAFETWARYDADRQAMMREQLERIAALEGLSENTGEMVGRILG is encoded by the coding sequence ACCCTCGCGGGGGCCGAGACCCGCGTGCGCTCGCGCATCCGCTTCGCGCCCAACCCGGCGGCCGAGCCCGCCCGCGAGATCTTCCTGCACGGCAAGGCGCTCGCGCTGCAATGGGCCCGGATCGACGGCGCCGATGTGCAGCCCGAGACAACGCCCAAGGGCCTCACCTGCCCGGTGCCCTCCGGCCCCTTTACCTGGGAGGCCGAAGTGCAGATCGACCCCACCACCAACACCTCGCTCGACGGGCTCTACACGTCGGGCGGCATGTATTGCACCCAATGCGAGGCCGAGGGCTTCCGCAAGATCACCTACTACCCCGACCGGCCCGACGTGATGGCCCCCTTCCGGGTCCACATCGACAGCGACATGCCGGTCAAGCTCTCCAACGGCAACCCGCTGGGCGATGGCACCTGGGACGACCCCTGGCCCAAGCCCGCCTACCTCTTCGCCCTCGTCGCGGGCGACCTGCGGGCCTTCTCCAGCGATTTCACCACCCTGTCGGGCCGCCATGTCGACCTCAACATCTGGGTCCGCCCCGGCGACGAGCCCCGCGCCGAATACGCGATGGATGCCCTGATCCGCTCGATGAAATGGGACGAGGAGACCTATGGCCGCGAGTATGACCTCGACGTGTTCAACATCGTCGCCGTCGACGACTTCAACATGGGCGCGATGGAGAACAAGGGCCTCAACATCTTCAACTCCAAGTACGTCCTGGCCTCGCCCGACACCGCGACCGACAGCGACTACGACCTGATCGAAGGCATCATCGCCCACGAGTACTTCCACAACTGGACCGGCAACCGCATCACCTGCCGCGACTGGTTCCAGCTCTGCCTCAAGGAGGGGCTGACGGTGTTCCGCGACCAGCAGTTCAGTTCCGACATGCGCGGCGCGGCGGTCAAGCGGATCACCGAGGTCATGCAGCTCCGCGCCCGCCAGTTCCGCGAGGACCAGGGCCCGCTCGCCCACCCCGTCCGCCCCGAGGAATACATCGAGATCAACAACTTCTACACCGCCACCGTCTACGAGAAGGGCGCCGAGGTCATCCACATGCTCAAGCATCTCGTGGGCGACGACGGATACAGCAAGGCGCTCGACCTCTACTTCGACCGGCACGACGGCGACGCCGCCACCATCGAGGACTGGCTCAAGGTCTTCGAGGATGCCACGGGCCGCGACCTCACCCAGTTCTCGCGCTGGTACTCCCAGGCCGGCACCCCGCGCCTCAGCCTGACGGAGCGATTCAACGACGGCACCCTCACCCTTGATTTCAAACAGGAAACCCGGCCAACCCCCGGCCAGCCCACCAAGCTGCCGCAGGTCATCCCCATCGCCGTGGGCCTCATCGGCCCCAACGGCGACGAGGTGCTGCCCACCACCGTTCTGGAGATGAGCGAGGCAGAGCAGAGCTTTGAATTCACGGGGCTTTCCGCAAGACCCGTCGCCTCTGTCCTGCGCGGCTTCTCGGCCCCCGTGGTGCTCGACCGCCCGCTCGACAACGCCACCCGCGCCTTCCTCCTCGCGCATGACACCGACCCCTTCAACCGCTGGGAGGCAGGCCGCGTGCTGGGCAAGGAGGTGCTCACCCGGATGATCACCGAAGGCGCGGCCCCCGCGCCCGACCTGCTCACCGGCCTGCACCGCCTCGTCGCCGACGCCAGCCTCGAGCCCGCCTACCGCGCCCTCATGCTGGGCCTGCCGTCGGAGGACGACCTCGCGCAAACGCTCTTCGACAGCGGCCACGTCCCTGATCCCGCGGCGATCCACGCCGCGCGGGAACGGCTGCTCGACGCGATGGCCGCCGAGATGGAGCCCACCCTCGCCCGCCTCTACGACGAGATGGAAACGCCCGCGCCCTACTCGCCCGACGCGGAGGCCGCCGGCAAACGCGCGCTCCGCAGCGCCTGCCTTGCGCTGCTCTCCCGCCGCGACGGCTGCGCGCGGGCCCAGGCCCTCTTCGCCGCCGCCGACAACATGACCGAGGAGATGGCCGCCCTCGCCACCCTCGTGCGCCACGACCAGGGCGCCGAGGCGGTGCAGGCCTTCTACGACAAGTGGCGCCACGACCGGCTGGTGATGGACAAGTGGTTCATGCTCCAGGTCGTGCACGCCCGGCACGAAATCATGGCCGAAACCGCCGCCGCCCTCACCGCGCACCCCGATTTCGACTGGAAGAACCCCAACCGCTTCCGCTCCGTGCTGGGCGGGATGCAGGCCAACCCGGCGGGGTTTCACCGCGCCGATGGCGCGGCCTACCGGCTCTACGCCGACTGGCTCATCAAGCTCGATCCGGTGAACCCGCAAACCACCGCCCGCATGTCCACCGCCTTCGAGACCTGGGCGCGCTACGATGCCGACCGGCAGGCGATGATGCGCGAGCAGCTCGAGCGCATCGCCGCGCTCGAGGGCCTGTCGGAGAACACCGGAGAGATGGTGGGCCGGATTCTCGGCTAG
- the gatB gene encoding Asp-tRNA(Asn)/Glu-tRNA(Gln) amidotransferase subunit GatB, with amino-acid sequence MLDLSTTSPKPKVISGATGDWELVIGMEVHAQVSSSAKLFSGASTRFGAEPNANVAFVDAGMPGMLPVINEGCVALAVKTGLGLKAQINLNSAFDRKNYFYPDLPQGYQISQLYHPIVGEGEVIVEMGEGVARRVRIERIHLEQDAGKSIHDMDPHMSFVDLNRTGVALMEIVSRPDIRGPEEAAAYIAKLRQILRYLGTCDGNMQNGNLRADVNVSVCRPGQYEKYQETQDFSHLGTRCEIKNMNSMRFIQQAIDHEARRQIAILEDGGKIDQETRLYDPDKGETRSMRSKEEAHDYRYFPDPDLLPLEIEQGWVDDIAASLPELPDAKKARFMGDFGLSDYDASVLTAEVEAADFFEEAAAGRDGKLAANWIINELYGRLKKDEKELAESPVSPAQIGQIIDLIKSDAISGKIAKDVFEICYTTGRAPQEIVETEGMKQVTDTGAIEAAVDEVIAANPDQVEKAKANPKLAGWFVGQVMKATGGKANPKAVNDLVAAKLGL; translated from the coding sequence ATGCTCGACCTCTCCACCACCTCCCCCAAGCCCAAGGTGATCTCCGGCGCCACCGGCGACTGGGAGCTTGTGATCGGGATGGAGGTGCACGCGCAGGTCAGCTCCAGCGCCAAGCTCTTCTCCGGGGCCTCCACCCGCTTCGGCGCCGAGCCCAATGCCAACGTCGCCTTCGTGGATGCCGGCATGCCCGGCATGCTGCCCGTCATCAACGAAGGCTGCGTGGCGCTGGCGGTGAAAACCGGCCTCGGCCTGAAGGCGCAGATCAACCTCAACTCCGCCTTCGATCGCAAGAACTACTTCTACCCCGACCTGCCGCAGGGCTACCAGATCAGCCAGCTCTACCACCCCATCGTGGGCGAGGGCGAGGTGATCGTCGAGATGGGCGAGGGCGTGGCCCGCCGCGTGCGCATCGAGCGCATCCATCTCGAGCAGGACGCCGGCAAGTCGATTCACGACATGGACCCGCACATGTCCTTCGTCGACCTCAACCGCACCGGCGTGGCGCTTATGGAGATCGTCTCGCGCCCCGACATCCGCGGCCCCGAGGAGGCGGCCGCCTATATCGCCAAGCTGCGCCAGATCCTGCGCTACCTCGGCACCTGCGACGGCAACATGCAGAACGGCAACCTGCGGGCGGATGTGAACGTGAGCGTCTGCCGCCCCGGTCAATACGAGAAATATCAGGAAACGCAGGATTTCTCGCACCTCGGCACCCGCTGCGAGATCAAGAACATGAACTCCATGCGCTTCATCCAGCAGGCCATCGACCACGAGGCCCGGCGCCAGATCGCCATTCTCGAGGACGGCGGCAAGATCGACCAGGAGACCCGGCTCTACGACCCCGACAAGGGCGAGACCCGCTCGATGCGCTCCAAGGAAGAGGCCCACGACTACCGCTATTTCCCCGACCCCGACCTGCTGCCGCTCGAGATCGAGCAGGGCTGGGTCGATGACATCGCGGCCTCCCTGCCCGAGCTGCCCGACGCCAAGAAGGCCCGCTTCATGGGTGATTTCGGCCTCAGCGACTACGACGCGAGCGTGCTGACCGCCGAGGTGGAGGCCGCCGATTTCTTCGAGGAGGCCGCCGCGGGCCGCGACGGCAAGCTGGCCGCCAACTGGATCATCAACGAGCTCTACGGCCGGCTGAAGAAGGATGAGAAGGAGCTCGCCGAGAGCCCCGTCTCCCCCGCCCAGATCGGCCAGATCATCGACCTCATCAAGTCCGACGCCATCTCCGGCAAGATCGCCAAGGATGTCTTCGAGATCTGCTACACCACCGGCCGAGCGCCCCAGGAGATCGTCGAGACCGAGGGCATGAAACAGGTCACCGACACCGGCGCCATCGAGGCCGCCGTGGACGAGGTGATCGCGGCCAACCCCGACCAGGTCGAAAAGGCCAAGGCCAATCCCAAGCTGGCGGGCTGGTTCGTCGGCCAGGTGATGAAGGCCACCGGCGGCAAGGCCAACCCCAAGGCGGTGAACGATCTGGTCGCCGCCAAGCTCGGGCTCTGA
- a CDS encoding lytic transglycosylase domain-containing protein, giving the protein MGGILPISAALVALLLLTEQASAEVSALRPVARITAMGGELPPGLTPAEPQVTRLRPKARPVTLPRTRWENVPGSTIWTRAAISALKAHGRPLLEFVPRDIAQFCPSYASQPLEKRAEFWVGFLSALAKHESTYRPRAVGGGGRWHGLLQITPSTARLYGCRAGTAAALLHGPTNLSCAVRIMSKTVRRDGVVGANGRGGVAADWGPMVYRAKRADIAAYTRVQSYCRPLSSVRPKARPTRG; this is encoded by the coding sequence ATGGGGGGTATTCTGCCGATATCTGCGGCCCTGGTCGCATTGCTGCTGCTGACGGAGCAGGCCTCGGCGGAGGTCTCCGCGCTGCGTCCGGTGGCGCGGATCACGGCGATGGGCGGCGAGCTGCCGCCGGGGCTGACGCCCGCCGAGCCGCAGGTCACGCGGCTGCGCCCCAAGGCGCGGCCGGTGACGCTTCCGCGCACCCGCTGGGAGAACGTGCCGGGCAGCACGATCTGGACCCGGGCCGCGATCTCGGCGCTCAAGGCCCATGGCCGCCCGCTGCTGGAGTTCGTGCCCCGCGACATCGCGCAATTCTGCCCGAGCTATGCCAGCCAGCCACTTGAAAAACGGGCGGAATTCTGGGTGGGCTTCCTCTCGGCGCTGGCCAAGCACGAGAGCACCTATCGCCCGCGTGCGGTGGGCGGCGGTGGGCGCTGGCACGGGCTCTTGCAGATCACCCCCTCGACGGCGCGGCTTTACGGCTGCCGGGCCGGAACGGCGGCGGCGCTGCTGCACGGGCCGACGAACCTGAGCTGCGCCGTGCGGATCATGTCGAAGACGGTGCGCCGCGACGGGGTGGTGGGCGCCAACGGGCGCGGCGGCGTGGCAGCGGACTGGGGGCCGATGGTTTACCGTGCCAAGCGCGCCGACATTGCCGCCTACACCCGCGTGCAGAGCTACTGCCGGCCACTCTCGAGCGTGCGGCCCAAGGCGCGGCCGACGCGCGGCTAG